A stretch of Arachis hypogaea cultivar Tifrunner chromosome 15, arahy.Tifrunner.gnm2.J5K5, whole genome shotgun sequence DNA encodes these proteins:
- the LOC112749033 gene encoding annexin D5-like, whose protein sequence is MATLVVPPIPPCPRDDAMHLHHALKGLKCDTDAVVNLLAHRDATQRANIVQEFRAIYSEELSECLEKELHGKLESAILLWMHDPVVRDAVIIRQCLAVDSSFHGATEIICSRTHSQMQSIKEVYLSKFGASVDHDVEAHTSADHKKILLAYLNNPRDESDEVDMEQAGKDAKALYKAGEKRLGTDEDTFIKIFSERSAPHLVAVNSYYNHVHGHSLKKAVKNETSGHFRHALLTIVQCAENPAKYFAKVLYKSMKGLGTDDITLTRIIVTRTEIDMHYIKIEYFKKYHKTLNDAVHSDTLGHYRDFLLQLLGPNV, encoded by the exons ATGGCTACCTTGGTTGTACCCCCAATTCCTCCTTGCCCAAGAGATGATGCTATGCATCTTCACCATGCTTTAAAAg GACTTAAGTGTGATACCGATGCTGTTGTGAATCTCCTTGCTCATAGAGATGCCACACAACGAGCCAATATAGTACAAGAATTCAGAGCTATATATTCCGAGGAACTTTCTGAATGCCTAGAGAAGGAGCTTCATGGAAAGTTAGag AGTGCAATTCTTCTGTGGATGCATGATCCTGTAGTGCGCGACGCAGTAATCATTAGGCAGTGTCTAGCTGTGGACTCAAGCTTCCACGGTGCCACCGAAATAATATGTTCACGCACTCATTCGCAAATGCAATCCATAAAAGAAGTCTATCTTTCCAAGTTTGGTGCTTCTGTTGACCATGATGTTGAAGCACACACCTCCGCCGACCATAAAAAG ATCTTGCTTGCATATTTGAATAACCCTCGTGATGAAAGCGACGAGGTTGACATGGAACAAGCTGGGAAAGATGCAAAGGCTTTGTACAAAGCAGGGGAAAAGAGACTTGGAACAGATGAGGACACTTTTATCAAAATTTTCAGCGAACGGAGTGCACCACATTTGGTTGCTGTCAACTCTTACTACAACCATGTGCATGGTCACTCACTCAAGAAG GCGGTAAAGAATGAAACATCAGGACATTTCCGTCATGCACTTTTAACAATAGTCCAATGCGCCGAAAATCCTGCAAAATATTTTGCAAAG GTGTTGTATAAGTCAATGAAAGGGTTGGGAACTGATGATATTACACTTACAAGGATAATTGTAACGAGGACTGAGATCGACATGCACTATATCAAAATCGAATATTTTAAGAAATACCACAAGACATTAAACGATGCAGTTCACTCAGATACACTTGGCCACTATAGGGATTTTCTTCTTCAGCTTTTGGGTCCCAATGTGTAG